Proteins from one Amycolatopsis benzoatilytica AK 16/65 genomic window:
- a CDS encoding OsmC family protein: MTLEVQREGKHSFVGRNERGAEVRVGRAGAEGAFSPSELLQIATAGCSAVTAEELITRRVGEDSKFRVEVSADRREGASELDAVRVAFDVDVSGLDEKQRAALAGAVDRAIERLCTVRRTLTKGIPVTESFPKE; encoded by the coding sequence ATGACCCTGGAAGTGCAGCGCGAAGGCAAGCACAGCTTTGTCGGCCGCAACGAACGCGGCGCGGAGGTACGGGTCGGGCGGGCCGGTGCGGAGGGCGCGTTCTCGCCGTCGGAGCTGCTGCAGATCGCGACCGCGGGCTGCTCGGCGGTGACGGCCGAGGAGCTGATCACCCGCCGGGTGGGCGAGGACTCGAAGTTCCGCGTCGAGGTGTCGGCTGACCGGCGCGAGGGAGCCTCGGAGCTGGACGCGGTGCGGGTGGCGTTCGACGTCGACGTGTCCGGGCTGGACGAGAAGCAGCGGGCGGCACTGGCCGGTGCGGTGGACCGCGCGATTGAGCGGCTGTGCACGGTGCGCCGGACGCTGACGAAGGGGATTCCGGTTACCGAGAGCTTCCCGAAGGAATGA